The following coding sequences lie in one Struthio camelus isolate bStrCam1 chromosome 32, bStrCam1.hap1, whole genome shotgun sequence genomic window:
- the NUPR1 gene encoding nuclear protein 1: protein MAAALVDARKLVPTAFEDEYLDACDYYSLTERYGAPGGRGRKGRSKREAAANTNRPSPAGHERKVALKLQRAEARARARS, encoded by the exons atgGCGGCCGCCCTGGTGGACGCCCGCAAGCTGGTGCCCACGGCCTTCGAGGACGAGTACCTGGACGCCTGCGACTACTACAGCCTCACTGAGCGCTACGGCG cgcccgggggccggggccgcaagGGCCGCTCCAAGCGGGAGGCGGCCGCCAACACGaaccggcccagcccggccggccacgAGCGCAAGGTGGCCCTGAAGCTGCAGCGGGCCGAGGCCCGGGCCAGGGCCCGCTCCTGA